From the Sphingomonas suaedae genome, one window contains:
- a CDS encoding DUF6504 family protein yields the protein MKRVAALFLPDWPIERLRQAERTRVQAAPPPDPAPGTQLEALRDAATAEQKHGCSVPRGGGWRPGARWAREERAREIAALPAHQRPSKRELGRREEAAGNPFRPMQSDEVRSQVPAGEPPARKYLPELARGGGPRPQGGVEGPPHSGGDRSPPIPRLRRGPSTIAARWSPSPSKLGEELVPRVISIREGNRIVIAAACPAARALGIHPGMAVTQARALLPELAIHPADPAGDLAALHRLALMAARRWAPTVAVEGADTLLIDLSGAAHLHGGEERMALRIVRLLARRGYSARVAIADTPGAAWALAHFFFGRHPRGDDVFICPPGQHADALAALPIPALRADPVAVELLHRLGIDRIGQLAAMPRGPLSRRFGGALVSRLEQALGTLAEPLDPVMPREAIAVQRRFAEPVATAEGIAHWIGALVPELCAALEAAGLGARAVELVADRVDGVPQTLRIGLARASRDCLHLIRLIARRIEDVEPGYGIDAIALHVRRAEPLSARPFDERLDEEAKPDLAPLADTLATRIGPRRLWRNRPVESDVPERSVGRDGILDPPERVGAHVKRDDVRQLLRTAPPDPWRPDWPRPARLLARPERLDHVLAELPDQPPRRFTWRGRTIRVVRADGPERITGEWWRRAAETHAVRDYFRVEDEGGHRYWLFRRGDGERGATGDLSWYLHGLFG from the coding sequence ATGAAACGGGTCGCTGCGCTCTTCCTGCCCGACTGGCCGATCGAAAGGCTGCGGCAGGCGGAGCGGACACGCGTACAGGCCGCGCCGCCGCCTGACCCCGCACCCGGCACGCAGCTCGAGGCGCTGCGCGACGCGGCGACGGCGGAACAGAAACATGGCTGCTCGGTCCCGCGCGGCGGCGGCTGGCGCCCCGGCGCGCGCTGGGCGCGGGAGGAACGCGCGCGGGAGATCGCGGCATTGCCCGCACATCAGCGTCCTTCGAAACGCGAGCTGGGGCGGCGCGAGGAAGCGGCAGGGAATCCGTTTCGGCCGATGCAGTCGGATGAGGTGCGTAGCCAGGTTCCGGCGGGGGAGCCGCCAGCCCGCAAATATCTCCCCGAGCTTGCTCGGGGAGGGGGACCGCGCCCGCAGGGCGGGGTGGAGGGGCCGCCGCATAGCGGCGGTGATCGGTCGCCCCCCATTCCGCGCCTGCGGCGCGGCCCCTCCACCATCGCTGCGCGATGGTCCCCCTCCCCGAGCAAGCTCGGGGAGGAATTGGTTCCGCGTGTAATCTCGATCCGCGAGGGTAACCGCATCGTTATCGCCGCCGCTTGCCCGGCGGCCCGCGCGCTCGGCATCCATCCCGGCATGGCGGTGACGCAGGCGCGCGCGTTGCTGCCCGAACTCGCGATCCATCCTGCCGATCCCGCAGGCGATCTCGCCGCACTCCATCGGCTTGCACTGATGGCCGCGCGACGCTGGGCGCCGACCGTCGCGGTCGAAGGCGCCGATACACTGCTGATCGACCTTAGCGGGGCCGCGCATCTGCATGGCGGCGAGGAGCGGATGGCGCTGCGCATCGTGCGGCTGCTGGCGCGGCGGGGGTATAGCGCGCGGGTCGCCATCGCAGACACGCCGGGCGCGGCCTGGGCGCTGGCGCATTTCTTTTTTGGTCGTCACCCCCGCGGGGATGACGTTTTTATATGTCCTCCCGGCCAGCACGCCGACGCCCTCGCCGCGCTTCCGATTCCCGCGTTGCGCGCTGATCCCGTCGCAGTGGAGCTGCTCCATCGGCTCGGCATCGATCGGATCGGCCAGCTCGCCGCGATGCCGCGCGGGCCGCTTTCCCGGCGCTTCGGAGGGGCGCTCGTTTCCCGACTGGAACAGGCGCTGGGTACCCTGGCCGAACCGCTCGACCCGGTCATGCCGCGCGAAGCAATCGCGGTGCAGCGCCGCTTTGCCGAGCCGGTCGCCACCGCCGAAGGCATCGCGCATTGGATCGGCGCGCTGGTTCCCGAACTCTGCGCCGCGCTCGAAGCGGCGGGGCTTGGCGCACGCGCGGTCGAACTGGTCGCCGACCGGGTCGATGGCGTGCCACAGACGCTCCGCATCGGCCTGGCCCGGGCCAGCCGCGATTGCCTGCACCTCATCCGCCTGATTGCGCGGCGGATTGAGGATGTGGAACCCGGCTATGGCATCGACGCCATCGCGTTGCATGTCCGCCGTGCCGAGCCGCTATCCGCCCGCCCGTTCGACGAGCGGCTGGACGAGGAGGCCAAGCCGGACCTCGCTCCGCTCGCCGATACGCTCGCCACGCGGATCGGCCCGCGCCGGTTGTGGCGCAACCGCCCGGTCGAAAGCGACGTGCCCGAGCGCAGCGTCGGTCGCGACGGCATACTCGATCCACCCGAACGCGTTGGCGCGCACGTCAAGCGAGACGATGTCCGCCAGCTGCTCCGCACCGCGCCGCCCGATCCCTGGCGCCCCGACTGGCCGCGCCCGGCGCGGCTGCTTGCCCGACCCGAACGGCTCGACCATGTCCTCGCCGAACTGCCCGACCAGCCGCCGCGCCGCTTCACCTGGCGCGGGCGGACGATCCGCGTAGTGCGCGCCGACGGGCCGGAGCGGATCACCGGCGAATGGTGGCGCCGCGCCGCCGAGACCCATGCGGTGCGCGACTATTTCCGTGTCGAGGACGAGGGCGGCCATCGATACTGGCTGTTCCGCCGCGGCGATGGCGAACGGGGGGCGACGGGCGACCTGAGCTGGTATCTCCACGGGTTGTTCGGATGA
- a CDS encoding error-prone DNA polymerase, whose amino-acid sequence MSYTELQVTTHFSFLRGASSPLELFSAAAVMGHSALGITDRNSLGGVVQALFACDELAKQGVTIRPVYGCRLDLVDGASVLVWPEDRAAWSRLTSLLTQGKSRADAQHGEKGQCFLYWEDVAAACDGLVGALVPRDEEGDLRWMADLFGERGHVCMTPMRRPNEVARLDETHDAARRHGLTPLATGDVLYHHPDRRMLQDVVTAIREGCTIDDLGLRRERSADRHLKPPEQMARRFARWPDALRASAAIAERCSFSLRDLHHQYPQEEVLPGKSAQEALRILATNGLKQRFGGKPSQAHRDLLEHELGLIQQMGYAPYFLTVNSIVQFAISQQILCQGRGSAANSVVCFALGITSIDPIKHQLLFERFISTERKEPPDIDVDFEHERREEVIQWIYESYGHDHAALTAVVSRFRTRGAVREVGKALGLPEDLTGALASQVWGWSSDGLPEAHVAALGLDATDHRLALTLQLARELIGTPRHLSQHPGGFVLTRDKLRDLVPVEPAAMVDRQVIEWEKVDLEYLGFMKVDILGLGMLGCMRRSFDLLERHKGVRLTMAAPEMQEDDPATFRMIRQADTLGVFQIESRAQMSMLPRMKPVDFYDIAIQVAIVRPGPIQGNMVHPYLKRRQNPKLVDYPSPELEAVLKKTLGVPLFQEQAMQVAIVGAGFSPSEADRLRRAMATFKSTGDIGEFGPKLIDGMLERGIARDFAERLVEQIRGFSNYGFPESHAASFAKIAYASSWMKCHHPDVFCCALLNAQPMGFYAPAQIVRDARTHGVEIYPACINASDWDTQMIADLPNRRPRHAAFWGSDEGWAGLMPLRLGMRVVHGLAQGDAEAILAARRAGPFVSIEDAWRRSRVKPAALERLAHADAFASLGFNRRQALWAIKALGQAPLDLFAAADLREGRTIPESVEPPVALDPLTAGREVVEDYRATQLSLRAHPLSFLRDKLSARGIRPCGDLSAMKDGQRVEVAGLILVRQRPGSAKGVVFVTLEDESGIANAVLWSDRFEAHRRTVMTATMLAIRGRVQREGIVIHLVADRITDLTVMLREVGEIDLPRMTMPGDGATHGGTIDPREAPPRWPAPYDSSHWREGDSIPVKSRDFH is encoded by the coding sequence ATGAGTTACACCGAGCTTCAGGTCACGACGCATTTCTCGTTCCTGCGCGGTGCGTCTTCACCGCTCGAGCTGTTTTCTGCTGCGGCGGTGATGGGTCATTCGGCGCTGGGGATCACCGACCGCAATTCGCTGGGCGGGGTGGTGCAGGCGCTGTTCGCGTGCGACGAACTGGCGAAACAAGGGGTGACGATCCGTCCGGTCTATGGCTGTCGCCTCGACCTGGTCGATGGCGCCTCGGTGCTGGTCTGGCCAGAGGATCGTGCCGCGTGGAGCCGCCTCACCAGCCTGCTCACGCAGGGAAAGTCACGCGCCGATGCGCAGCACGGGGAGAAGGGGCAGTGCTTCCTCTATTGGGAGGATGTCGCGGCGGCCTGTGACGGGCTGGTGGGGGCATTGGTTCCGCGCGACGAGGAGGGCGATCTGCGCTGGATGGCCGATCTGTTCGGGGAGCGCGGACATGTCTGCATGACCCCGATGCGCCGTCCGAACGAGGTTGCCCGGCTGGACGAAACGCATGATGCCGCGCGCCGCCATGGCCTGACCCCGCTCGCGACCGGCGATGTCCTGTACCATCATCCCGACCGGCGGATGTTGCAGGACGTTGTCACCGCGATCCGCGAAGGGTGTACGATCGACGATCTGGGCCTGAGACGCGAGCGCAGCGCCGACCGGCATTTGAAACCGCCAGAGCAGATGGCGCGCCGGTTCGCGCGCTGGCCCGATGCGCTACGGGCAAGTGCGGCGATCGCCGAACGGTGCAGCTTTTCCTTGCGCGATCTGCACCATCAATATCCGCAGGAGGAGGTGCTGCCCGGCAAATCGGCGCAGGAAGCACTGCGCATCCTCGCCACGAACGGACTCAAACAAAGGTTCGGCGGCAAGCCTTCTCAGGCGCATCGCGACCTGCTTGAGCACGAACTCGGACTGATCCAGCAGATGGGCTATGCGCCCTATTTCCTGACGGTCAATTCGATCGTCCAGTTCGCGATCAGCCAGCAGATCCTGTGCCAGGGGCGCGGGAGCGCGGCCAACTCGGTAGTCTGCTTCGCACTCGGCATAACCTCAATCGACCCCATCAAGCACCAGCTTCTCTTCGAGCGATTCATCAGCACCGAGCGCAAGGAGCCACCCGATATCGACGTCGATTTCGAGCATGAGCGGCGCGAGGAAGTGATCCAGTGGATCTATGAGAGTTACGGCCACGACCATGCCGCGCTGACCGCAGTGGTCAGCCGCTTCCGCACGCGTGGCGCGGTGCGCGAGGTAGGCAAGGCGCTGGGGCTGCCCGAGGATCTGACCGGAGCGCTGGCGAGCCAGGTCTGGGGCTGGTCGAGCGACGGGTTACCGGAAGCGCATGTCGCGGCGCTGGGACTCGACGCGACCGATCACCGTCTCGCGCTGACGCTGCAACTCGCACGCGAGTTGATCGGCACACCGCGGCATTTGTCGCAGCATCCCGGCGGTTTCGTGCTGACGCGCGACAAGCTGCGCGATCTGGTCCCGGTCGAACCCGCCGCGATGGTCGACCGCCAGGTGATCGAATGGGAGAAGGTCGATCTGGAATATCTCGGTTTCATGAAGGTCGATATCCTCGGCCTGGGGATGCTCGGCTGTATGCGGCGGTCGTTCGACTTGCTGGAGCGCCACAAGGGGGTGAGGTTGACCATGGCTGCACCCGAGATGCAGGAGGATGATCCGGCGACGTTCCGGATGATCCGTCAGGCCGATACGCTCGGCGTGTTCCAGATCGAGAGTCGCGCGCAGATGTCGATGCTGCCGCGGATGAAGCCGGTCGATTTCTACGACATCGCGATTCAGGTCGCGATCGTGCGACCGGGGCCGATCCAGGGCAATATGGTCCACCCCTATCTGAAACGGCGGCAGAATCCGAAGCTGGTCGACTATCCCTCGCCCGAATTGGAGGCGGTGCTGAAAAAGACGCTGGGCGTGCCGCTGTTCCAGGAACAGGCGATGCAGGTCGCGATCGTCGGCGCCGGGTTCAGCCCGAGCGAGGCGGACCGGCTGCGCCGGGCGATGGCGACGTTCAAATCGACCGGCGATATCGGCGAATTCGGGCCCAAGCTGATCGACGGGATGCTGGAACGGGGCATCGCGCGCGACTTTGCCGAGCGGCTAGTCGAACAGATCCGCGGCTTCAGCAATTACGGCTTTCCCGAGAGCCATGCGGCGAGCTTTGCAAAGATCGCCTATGCCTCGTCCTGGATGAAATGCCATCATCCGGACGTCTTTTGCTGTGCGCTGCTCAACGCGCAGCCGATGGGATTCTACGCCCCTGCACAGATCGTCCGGGATGCGCGCACGCATGGCGTGGAGATTTATCCGGCCTGCATCAATGCGAGCGACTGGGACACGCAGATGATAGCGGACCTCCCAAACCGGCGACCGCGTCACGCCGCCTTTTGGGGGAGCGATGAAGGCTGGGCCGGACTGATGCCGCTGCGGCTGGGGATGCGGGTAGTGCATGGGCTGGCGCAGGGGGATGCCGAGGCGATTCTTGCCGCGCGGAGGGCGGGGCCGTTCGTGTCGATCGAGGATGCCTGGCGGCGGTCGCGGGTAAAACCTGCGGCGCTGGAGCGGCTGGCGCACGCAGACGCCTTTGCGTCGCTGGGGTTCAACCGACGCCAGGCCTTATGGGCAATCAAGGCGCTGGGACAGGCGCCGCTCGACCTGTTCGCCGCCGCAGACCTGCGTGAAGGGCGGACGATACCGGAGAGTGTCGAACCACCGGTTGCGCTCGACCCTCTGACTGCGGGTCGCGAGGTGGTGGAGGATTATCGCGCGACCCAGTTGTCGCTGCGCGCGCATCCCTTGTCCTTTCTGCGCGACAAACTGTCGGCGCGCGGCATCCGGCCGTGCGGCGACCTCTCCGCCATGAAGGACGGGCAACGGGTGGAGGTCGCCGGGCTGATCCTCGTTCGCCAGCGGCCGGGCAGTGCCAAGGGCGTCGTGTTCGTGACGCTGGAGGACGAAAGCGGCATCGCCAATGCGGTGCTGTGGTCCGACCGGTTCGAGGCGCATCGCCGCACCGTGATGACCGCAACGATGCTGGCGATCAGGGGCCGGGTGCAGCGCGAGGGGATCGTCATCCATCTCGTCGCCGATAGAATCACCGATCTGACGGTGATGTTGCGCGAGGTCGGCGAGATCGACCTGCCCCGCATGACGATGCCCGGCGACGGCGCGACACATGGCGGCACGATCGACCCGCGCGAAGCGCCGCCGCGCTGGCCCGCTCCCTATGACAGCAGCCACTGGCGCGAGGGGGACAGCATCCCGGTCAAGTCGCGGGATTTTCATTGA
- a CDS encoding M3 family metallopeptidase, translating into MKPVSGAILLATASLLAVLPAAAQTQTATPAATAPDPAPMLDKWPGPFEGVPQWDKVTPAMFPAAFEKGMAEARAMFAKVRDNPEAPTFANTIEAPAKATTALARIFPVWGVYTSNLASPEVQNIAREWSPKLSAFFTEMSLDPKMFARVKTLYDKRETLGLNAQQMRLLEREYRDYVTSGALLDEAQKAEVKRINGELAKLYTEFSRKVLADEETAIIIDNEADLAGLPDSFKASLAEEAKSRGQAGKWAVKNTRSSMQPFLMYATNRALREKVYNAYINRGDNGDANDTNATIAQILKLRQERAKVLGFKTHAHYRMDDTMAETPENATKLMMSVWPAAVGRVKQEVADMQALADAEAAAGKGPKITIEGWDYRYYAEKVRKAKYDLDESEVKPYLELNNMVNAMFYAAGRLYDLEFKENTGTIPVFHPDVRTFEVKRKGETIGVFYLDNFARAGKRSGAWATSYRSRSGLRGDKIVLASNNNNFTKGGAGEPTLISIDDASTLFHEFGHALHSLLSQVYYPGLAGTPRDFVEYPSQVNENWLLTPDVLNRFAKHYKTGEVIPAALVEKIEKAATFNQGFDTVEYLSSAIVDMQLHNRETPVTDPDAFERDTLTRIGMPKEIVMRHRLPQFNHLFSSDAYSAGYYSYLWSETMDADTWAAFEETGNVWDKATADKFRTVLLETGNETDRKEAYKAFRGRDPDVKALFERRGFPTGE; encoded by the coding sequence ATGAAGCCCGTTTCCGGCGCAATTCTGCTCGCCACCGCCTCGCTCCTCGCCGTGCTGCCCGCAGCCGCGCAGACGCAAACCGCCACTCCCGCCGCCACCGCACCGGATCCCGCCCCCATGCTCGACAAATGGCCCGGCCCGTTCGAAGGCGTTCCCCAGTGGGACAAGGTGACTCCGGCAATGTTCCCGGCGGCGTTCGAAAAGGGCATGGCCGAAGCCCGCGCGATGTTCGCCAAGGTCCGCGATAATCCCGAAGCGCCTACCTTTGCCAACACGATCGAGGCGCCCGCCAAGGCGACGACCGCCCTGGCACGCATCTTCCCGGTCTGGGGCGTCTATACCAGCAACCTCGCAAGCCCCGAGGTCCAGAATATCGCGCGTGAATGGAGCCCGAAACTTTCGGCCTTCTTCACCGAAATGAGCCTCGACCCCAAGATGTTCGCGCGGGTGAAGACGCTGTACGACAAACGCGAGACGCTCGGCCTCAACGCCCAGCAGATGCGCCTGCTCGAACGCGAATATCGCGATTACGTCACCTCGGGCGCGCTGCTGGACGAGGCGCAGAAGGCGGAGGTCAAGCGGATCAACGGCGAACTGGCCAAGCTCTATACCGAGTTCAGCCGCAAGGTGCTGGCGGACGAAGAGACCGCGATCATCATCGACAATGAGGCCGATCTCGCGGGGCTTCCCGACAGCTTCAAAGCGAGCCTCGCCGAAGAGGCCAAGTCGCGTGGCCAGGCGGGCAAATGGGCGGTCAAGAACACCCGTTCGTCGATGCAGCCCTTCCTGATGTATGCCACCAACCGCGCGCTGCGCGAGAAGGTGTACAACGCCTATATCAACCGCGGTGACAATGGCGACGCGAACGATACCAATGCGACGATCGCGCAGATCCTGAAGCTGCGTCAGGAGCGCGCGAAGGTCCTCGGCTTCAAGACCCATGCCCATTACCGCATGGACGACACGATGGCCGAAACGCCGGAGAATGCGACGAAGCTGATGATGTCGGTCTGGCCCGCCGCGGTCGGCCGGGTGAAACAGGAAGTTGCCGACATGCAGGCGCTCGCCGATGCCGAAGCGGCGGCGGGCAAGGGGCCGAAGATCACGATCGAGGGCTGGGACTATCGCTATTATGCGGAGAAGGTCCGCAAGGCGAAGTACGATCTCGATGAGAGCGAGGTGAAGCCGTATCTCGAGCTCAACAACATGGTCAACGCCATGTTCTACGCCGCCGGGCGGCTCTACGATCTCGAATTCAAGGAAAATACCGGCACGATTCCGGTCTTCCACCCCGATGTCCGCACCTTCGAGGTGAAGCGCAAGGGCGAGACGATCGGCGTCTTCTACCTCGACAACTTCGCCCGCGCGGGCAAGCGCTCGGGGGCGTGGGCGACCAGCTATCGCAGCCGTTCGGGCCTGCGCGGCGACAAGATCGTGCTGGCGTCGAACAACAACAATTTCACCAAGGGTGGAGCAGGCGAGCCGACGCTGATCAGCATCGATGACGCGTCGACCCTGTTCCACGAATTCGGCCATGCGCTGCACAGCCTGCTCAGCCAGGTCTATTATCCGGGCCTCGCCGGCACGCCGCGCGACTTCGTCGAGTATCCCAGCCAGGTCAACGAGAACTGGCTGCTGACGCCGGACGTGCTCAACCGCTTCGCCAAACACTATAAGACCGGCGAGGTGATCCCGGCGGCTTTGGTCGAGAAGATCGAGAAGGCGGCGACCTTCAATCAGGGCTTCGACACGGTCGAATATCTCTCATCGGCGATTGTGGACATGCAACTCCACAATCGCGAGACGCCGGTGACCGACCCCGACGCCTTCGAACGCGACACGCTGACGCGCATCGGTATGCCGAAGGAGATCGTGATGCGACACCGCCTGCCGCAATTTAACCATCTCTTCTCGTCCGATGCCTATTCGGCGGGCTATTACAGCTATCTCTGGTCGGAGACGATGGACGCCGACACCTGGGCCGCCTTCGAGGAAACGGGCAATGTCTGGGACAAGGCGACGGCGGACAAGTTCCGTACCGTCCTGCTGGAAACCGGCAACGAGACCGACCGCAAGGAAGCCTATAAGGCATTTCGCGGCCGCGATCCCGACGTCAAGGCGCTGTTCGAGCGCCGCGGATTCCCGACCGGGGAGTGA
- a CDS encoding ImuA family protein gives MADPAIISQLRETLSTIEGSGFRRRPVLPFGVQRMDARLADGGLRLDALHEVAGASADLTDDAAATLFVAGIAARAWGPVLWVVRRRDLFAPGLYQVGLAPKRVLYAEAADDAELLAIMEEGLRHRGLGAVVGEARRVAMPATRRLQLAAEGGRTIALLMKRHPRQGGDPLAAPSAAVTRWRVGCAPSTPLPVEGVGRARWQLSLARQKGGDPFDIQVEACDETGRCALPARLADRKAAAGGADTRTGRAAA, from the coding sequence ATGGCCGATCCCGCGATCATCAGCCAACTGCGCGAGACGCTGAGCACCATCGAGGGTAGCGGCTTTCGCCGTCGCCCAGTGCTGCCGTTCGGCGTTCAGCGAATGGACGCGCGGCTCGCCGATGGTGGCCTCAGGCTCGATGCGCTGCACGAGGTGGCGGGGGCGAGCGCCGATTTGACCGATGATGCCGCCGCGACGCTGTTCGTCGCCGGGATCGCGGCGCGCGCCTGGGGACCGGTGTTGTGGGTGGTGCGGCGCCGCGACCTGTTCGCGCCTGGCCTGTATCAGGTGGGGCTCGCGCCCAAGCGCGTCCTTTATGCCGAGGCGGCGGACGATGCCGAGCTGCTCGCGATCATGGAGGAAGGGCTGCGCCATCGCGGTCTGGGTGCCGTGGTGGGCGAGGCTCGGCGCGTGGCGATGCCCGCGACGCGGCGGTTGCAGCTGGCTGCGGAGGGCGGGCGCACCATCGCGCTGCTGATGAAGCGCCATCCGCGTCAGGGCGGCGATCCGCTGGCGGCGCCGTCGGCGGCGGTGACGCGCTGGCGGGTCGGCTGTGCGCCCTCGACCCCGCTGCCGGTGGAGGGGGTGGGGCGTGCACGCTGGCAGCTGTCGCTCGCCCGGCAAAAGGGGGGCGATCCTTTCGATATCCAAGTGGAGGCGTGCGATGAAACGGGTCGCTGCGCTCTTCCTGCCCGACTGGCCGATCGAAAGGCTGCGGCAGGCGGAGCGGACACGCGTACAGGCCGCGCCGCCGCCTGA
- a CDS encoding type II toxin-antitoxin system Phd/YefM family antitoxin, with the protein MNKIVSATEFKAKCLRIIDDMQKDGIPVTITRRGKPVAELKPKREARKDVFGMLRHPEYRFEDPFSPAFEGPWDAELDGDERQG; encoded by the coding sequence ATGAACAAGATCGTCAGCGCAACCGAGTTCAAGGCCAAATGCCTGAGGATCATCGACGACATGCAAAAGGACGGCATCCCCGTCACCATCACCCGACGCGGCAAGCCGGTCGCCGAGCTCAAGCCCAAGCGCGAGGCGCGCAAGGATGTGTTCGGGATGCTGCGGCATCCGGAATATCGCTTCGAAGATCCGTTCAGCCCAGCTTTCGAAGGTCCATGGGACGCTGAGCTGGATGGTGATGAGCGGCAAGGCTGA
- a CDS encoding type II toxin-antitoxin system VapC family toxin, producing the protein MLLDTHVLVWLVQEPERIGAKSHERISQAIASGDASISAITHWEIGMLFCKGRLQLGRQPREWLEVVLREAGISVVPINIGIGVDAGCLPGSIHGDPADRLVVATARAMEMPVITADRAILDYAAAGHVRAIDARV; encoded by the coding sequence ATGCTGCTCGACACCCATGTCCTGGTCTGGCTCGTTCAGGAGCCTGAACGGATCGGCGCGAAATCGCATGAACGGATCAGCCAAGCGATCGCATCCGGCGATGCGTCCATTTCGGCGATCACCCACTGGGAAATCGGGATGCTGTTTTGCAAGGGCCGGCTGCAGCTCGGGCGCCAGCCGCGCGAATGGCTTGAGGTGGTTCTGAGGGAAGCGGGAATTTCCGTGGTTCCAATCAATATCGGGATCGGGGTCGATGCCGGCTGTCTTCCCGGCAGTATCCATGGCGACCCGGCCGACCGTCTGGTCGTGGCGACGGCACGGGCAATGGAGATGCCCGTCATTACCGCCGATCGCGCGATCCTCGATTACGCTGCGGCGGGGCATGTGCGGGCGATCGACGCGCGGGTTTGA
- a CDS encoding radical SAM/SPASM domain-containing protein, with amino-acid sequence MAAGDFAYSDAAASIASNWNKACPFAQSGDDRLMRDQISTSRPHEKSHRRYLARRRRRILVGEVGRFLFSASMLRQMQEYVRIAPVRRELVDEFGRPRGIKDVYLEVRSRCNSTCSFCLASVHTDTRPDRSMSIELYRRIVSELKEAGADGILSYHCMNEPLLHPQLAEFIRIATRELPRMSTRIITNGRKLTPATAKQLVEAGTSRIHITAYMKDVREPLDAHFQRLLAEMPGYSGPTDPWSAQWTWGGTYFQLARQELTEVRDNLGGLSPNAPELTGKYWGFCEFPFRSVFIDAEGKLGKCTWDFGFTDPVGHMANGKIEDEWRNGGLVPLREQLLRGDRSGLNHCNSCNFAGTCRRNTKRTLLQKVVSYLVPEH; translated from the coding sequence ATGGCTGCGGGCGACTTCGCCTACAGCGATGCGGCTGCGTCTATTGCAAGCAATTGGAATAAGGCTTGCCCGTTCGCTCAATCGGGCGATGATCGCTTGATGCGCGACCAGATCTCAACAAGTCGACCACATGAAAAGTCCCATCGCCGCTATCTAGCGCGGCGTCGACGGCGAATCCTTGTCGGCGAAGTCGGCCGCTTCTTGTTCAGCGCGTCAATGCTGCGACAGATGCAGGAGTATGTGCGGATTGCTCCCGTCCGCCGTGAGCTTGTGGACGAATTCGGTCGCCCACGCGGGATCAAGGACGTCTATCTGGAAGTCCGCTCGCGCTGTAACAGCACATGCAGCTTCTGCCTCGCCAGCGTACACACCGACACGCGCCCCGACCGGAGCATGAGTATCGAACTGTACCGGCGCATTGTTTCCGAGCTGAAGGAAGCAGGAGCGGACGGCATCCTCAGCTATCATTGCATGAACGAGCCGCTGCTCCACCCCCAGCTGGCGGAATTCATACGCATCGCAACGCGCGAACTCCCGCGGATGAGCACGCGCATCATTACCAACGGTCGAAAGCTTACCCCGGCCACTGCCAAACAACTGGTGGAAGCGGGTACGAGCCGGATCCACATCACTGCCTATATGAAAGACGTCCGGGAACCGCTCGACGCGCATTTTCAGCGCCTGCTGGCAGAGATGCCGGGCTATTCGGGACCTACCGACCCGTGGTCGGCACAATGGACTTGGGGCGGTACCTATTTTCAACTCGCACGTCAGGAACTTACCGAGGTACGCGATAATCTCGGTGGCCTCTCACCCAACGCGCCCGAATTGACAGGCAAATATTGGGGGTTTTGCGAGTTTCCCTTCCGGTCGGTCTTCATCGACGCAGAAGGCAAGCTCGGAAAATGTACATGGGATTTCGGGTTTACCGATCCGGTCGGTCATATGGCCAATGGCAAGATCGAGGATGAGTGGCGTAACGGAGGGCTGGTCCCGCTACGCGAACAGCTGCTGCGCGGGGACCGATCCGGCCTGAATCACTGTAACAGCTGCAATTTCGCCGGCACCTGCCGCCGCAATACGAAACGAACCTTGCTGCAGAAGGTCGTATCGTATCTCGTTCCCGAACATTGA